The Drosophila nasuta strain 15112-1781.00 chromosome 2L, ASM2355853v1, whole genome shotgun sequence genome window below encodes:
- the LOC132783760 gene encoding uncharacterized protein LOC132783760: MEQRANFLALTLLDALEDENESDIFSMLERNTIDCSIVPCDRGLAPLHYVCGMKNVPLARRTLERFLGSDQQLDVNVRCDGNMTALHIAAMYGRVELVPLLLQHGARLDLLDDENKLAMHYAIEECHFEVLQQLSEHILQEKKMQQIKTPKSNLKYNHDVTSPYYINITHRRNKPQPSYPDREERDQEERVNLFTLTRDHLEELSNKQEDQQATGGKRTLIESWRDKVERSRARKSLLQVEHVETLVDQALSQDDFDYEQQLHQALREEQEQEQQLETVAEPASEAGRAAFGQLVEQVAQAAVLEQSYHTAQGEEVPPLVKKDEEYYLQMTEAYVHTDDENGFVFYETKLLQQPAKKAQAKPRPPPTTQLDSSVSTNLTLPLDYETDALRAELTQLGATVGPITHTTKRLYIKRLIKYRRNTDALLTAQHHAKAAQIKYSVELHHTLRSQLDYEHIEDYMQHEVDSAAHFATAAAGTGRGQLREGHLKQSFIYMLIDPRISRNLPGERNYLEPLLIWSRFLDSIFYVGKGKCSRPYAHLYDAMRQHTRAHQQSVGAGKRGKSTRSQLMPELFKSPPPPGLTATSSRKLQRILDIWQSGSGVVCLHVFHNILPTDAYTREASIIDALGMQHLTNLKRGDYYGPAQIWAMKRKKQLGIALLHKAMQIYLAEGESQLSPSDLI, from the coding sequence ATGGAGCAGCGTGCTAATTTCCTCGCATTAACGCTGCTTGACGCGCTCGAGGATGAAAACGAATCCGATATATTCTCAATGCTCGAACGCAACACAATCGACTGCAGCATTGTTCCCTGTGATCGAGGATTGGCTCCATTGCATTATGTGTGTGGCATGAAGAACGTGCCACTTGCACGACGCACCCTCGAACGCTTTCTCGGCAGTGATCAGCAGCTGGATGTGAATGTGCGCTGTGATGGAAACATGACAGCTTTGCATATTGCAGCGATGTATGGCAGAGTTGAGTTGGTGCCGCTGTTACTGCAACATGGGGCACGATTGGATCTGCTGGACGATGAGAACAAGTTGGCTATGCACTATGCCATCGAGGAGTGCCATTTCGAAGTGCTGCAGCAGCTCAGCGAGCACATTCTGCAGGAGAAAAAGATGCAGCAGATAAAGACGCCCAAATCGAATTTGAAGTATAATCATGATGTGACTTCGCCTTACTACATTAATATCACACACAGACGCAACAAGCCGCAACCCAGCTACCCAGACAGAGAGGAGCGCGACCAGGAGGAGCGGGTGAATCTCTTTACTTTGACGCGTGATCATTTGGAGGAGTTGTCGAACAAACAGGAGGATCAACAAGCAACTGGAGGCAAACGCACTTTGATCGAGAGCTGGCGGGATAAAGTGGAGCGTTCGCGTGCTCGCAAATCACTGCTGCAGGTGGAGCATGTGGAGACGTTGGTGGATCAAGCGCTAAGCCAAGATGACTTCGATTATGAGCAGCAGTTGCACCAAGCACTAAGAGAGGAGCaagagcaggagcagcagctggagacGGTTGCAGAGCCAGCTAGCGAGGCAGGCAGAGCTGCCTTTGGCCAGTTGGTGGAGCAAGTGGCGCAGGCTGCAGTGCTCGAGCAGAGTTATCACACGGCCCAGGGCGAAGAAGTGCCCCCCTTGGTCAAGAAGGATGAGGAGTACTATCTGCAGATGACGGAGGCGTATGTGCACACAGATGACGAGAACGGATTCGTCTTCTACGAGACCAAGTTGTTGCAGCAGCCCGCTAAAAAGGCGCAAGCGAAGCCTCGCCCTCCTCCAACTACACAACTCGATAGCAGCGTGAGCACAAATTTAACGCTGCCCCTAGACTACGAAACGGATGCGTTGCGTGCCGAATTGACCCAGCTGGGCGCCACAGTTGGACCCATCACACACACCACAAAGCGTCTCTACATCAAGAGGCTGATCAAATATAGAAGGAATACGGATGCGTTGCTTACAGCGCAGCATCATGCGAAGGCGGCACAGATAAAATATTCGGTGGAATTGCACCATACGTTGCGTTCGCAGTTGGATTATGAACACATCGAGGACTATATGCAGCATGAAGTGGACTCCGCAGCACActttgccacagcagcagcgggaaCGGGCCGTGGTCAACTCAGAGAAGGTCATCTGAAGCAGAGTTTCATCTATATGCTAATTGATCCACGCATCTCGCGAAATTTGCCAGGCGAACGCAATTATCTGGAGCCATTGTTGATTTGGTCGCGCTTCTTGGACTCTATATTTTATGTGGGTAAAGGCAAGTGTTCGCGTCCCTATGCGCATCTCTATGATGCAATGCGACAGCATACACGAGCGCACCAGCAATCAGTAGGAGCTGGGAAACGCGGCAAGTCAACGCGCTCTCAGTTAATGCCAGAGCTGTTTAAATCACCGCCGCCGCCAGGACTAACAGCCACGAGTAGCAGAAAGCTGCAGCGCATACTGGACATCTGGCAGAGTGGCAGTGGCGTTGTCTGTCTGCATGTCTTCCACAACATTCTGCCTACGGATGCTTATACGAGAGAGGCGTCAATTATTGATGCACTTGGCATGCAGCATTTGACGAATCTGAAGCGTGGCGATTACTACGGGCCGGCGCAGATCTGGGCAATGAAGCGGAAAAAGCAACTAGGCATTGCACTGCTCCACAAGGCGATGCAGATTTATTTGGCTGAAGGGGAATCTCAATTGTCGCCTAGTGATTTGATTTAG